A single genomic interval of Macadamia integrifolia cultivar HAES 741 chromosome 6, SCU_Mint_v3, whole genome shotgun sequence harbors:
- the LOC122082676 gene encoding glyoxylate/hydroxypyruvate/pyruvate reductase 2KGR-like has product MESFSVVMMGPFSSYLEEELDKRFKLFRYWKSPNKEEFLKENSNSITALIAGGVGADSETIDLLPKLEIVSSFSVGLDKVDLNKCKEKGIRVTNTPDVLTEDVADLAIGLILTTLRKICESDRYVRNGLWTKGSYKLTTKFSGKSVGILGMGRIGSAVAKRAEAFGCPISYCATSEKPDLNYRYYPSVLELAKNCQILVVVCPLTEETYHIVNREVIEAVGPKGIIVNIGRGPHIDEPELVSALVEGRLGGAGLDVFENEPQVPEQLFGLDNVVLLPHVGSGTLETRKDMADLVIGNLEAHFLKKPLLSPVV; this is encoded by the exons ATGGAAAGCTTTAGTGTTGTGATGATGGGGCCTTTTTCGTCGTACCTGGAAGAAGAGCTCGACAAGAGATTCAAGCTTTTCAGATACTGGAAATCACCTAACAAGGAggagtttctcaaagagaattcGAATTCCATTACAGCTCTAATTGCCGGCGGCGTTGGTGCCGACTCGGAAACGATCGATTTGTTGCCGAAATTGGAGATTGTCTCCAGTTTCAGCGTTGGCTTGGATAAAGTCGATTTGAACAAGTGTAAGGAGAAGGGTATTAGGGTTACCAACACCCCTGATGTGCTTACCGAAGACGTCGCTGATTTAGCGATTGGATTGATCCTAACCACGTTAAGGAAGATTTGCGAGTCTGATCGTtatgtgaggaatgggttgtgGACCAAAGGTAGTTACAAATTAACCACTAAG TTCAGTGGCAAATCAGTTGGCATTTTGGGGATGGGAAGGATTGGTTCTGCAGTAGCAAAAAGAGCTGAAGCATTTGGCTGCCCGATCAGTTACTGTGCCACATCAGAGAAACCGGATTTAAATTACAGGTACTATCCGAGTGTTTTGGAACTGGCGAAGAACTGTCAAATACTTGTAGTTGTTTGCCCTTTGACAGAAGAAACATACCACATTGTCAACCGCGAAGTGATTGAAGCTGTGGGTCCGAAAGGCATTATCGTGAACATTGGGCGTGGCCCTCACATTGATGAACCGGAGCTTGTATCTGCTCTGGTTGAAGGCCGGCTGGGTGGAGCTGGGCTCGATGTATTTGAAAATGAGCCTCAAGTACCTGAGCAATTGTTTGGGCTTGACAATGTGGTACTCTTGCCTCATGTGGGAAGTGGAACATTGGAAACCCGCAAGGATATGGCAGACCTTGTCATTGGAAACTTGGAAGCCCACTTTCTGAAGAAGCCACTGTTATCCCCCGTGGTTTGA